In Bacillota bacterium, a single window of DNA contains:
- a CDS encoding molybdopterin-binding protein — MRSREVPVEGSAGLTLAYDLTEIIPGERKGAVLRRGHVIGEGDIVTLRRIGKSSIKVLDLEEDEIHEDEAALVLAKALSGPGLEVTMPGEAWANVSSLGEGLLKVDVARLLEVNLVQDVLVATIHNNSTVALGDIIAKAKVLGLVTKKRNIEEVIRVAGQAPVLTLLPFQPFRIGLAVTGNEVFSGRIKDAFGPLIQGRLARYKNTVATLRLVPDSVQEVAGTVAAMLEDGMELILVTGGMSPDDCTPEGIRQSGAQVVFSGAPVAPGAMTLLAYAGNVPVLGIPAGVLARPRGLLDLVLPRLLAGEQLTSKDMLAYAHGGLCRGCDTCTFPACSFGKGG, encoded by the coding sequence ATGAGATCCCGTGAGGTTCCCGTGGAGGGATCCGCAGGCCTCACCCTAGCCTACGACCTGACCGAGATCATCCCTGGGGAACGAAAGGGAGCCGTCCTGAGGCGAGGCCATGTGATAGGCGAGGGCGATATCGTCACGCTGAGACGCATTGGGAAGTCCTCCATCAAGGTGCTGGACCTGGAGGAGGATGAGATACACGAGGACGAGGCAGCACTCGTGCTGGCCAAGGCGCTGTCAGGACCGGGGCTGGAGGTTACCATGCCCGGGGAGGCATGGGCGAATGTGAGTAGCCTCGGGGAAGGGCTCCTGAAGGTGGACGTCGCCCGCCTCCTGGAGGTCAACCTGGTCCAGGACGTCTTAGTGGCCACGATCCACAACAACTCCACGGTGGCCCTGGGGGATATCATAGCCAAGGCAAAGGTGCTTGGGTTGGTGACCAAGAAGCGCAATATAGAAGAGGTCATCCGTGTGGCCGGGCAGGCCCCGGTGCTCACGCTCTTACCCTTCCAGCCGTTCCGCATAGGCCTGGCCGTCACCGGGAACGAGGTGTTCTCCGGCCGCATCAAGGATGCCTTTGGGCCTCTCATCCAAGGCCGGTTGGCGAGGTACAAAAACACCGTCGCCACGCTACGTCTTGTCCCGGATAGCGTCCAGGAGGTGGCCGGCACGGTGGCGGCCATGCTTGAGGATGGCATGGAACTCATCCTCGTGACCGGAGGCATGTCTCCCGATGACTGCACACCTGAGGGCATCAGGCAAAGCGGGGCTCAAGTCGTGTTCTCGGGCGCTCCGGTAGCGCCAGGGGCCATGACACTGCTGGCCTACGCCGGGAACGTGCCGGTCCTGGGTATACCGGCCGGGGTCCTGGCACGCCCCCGCGGCCTCCTGGACCTGGTCCTCCCTCGCCTGCTGGCAGGGGAGCAGCTCACCTCCAAGGACATGCTGGCCTACGCCCACGGTGGCCTGTGCCGGGGATGTGACACCTGTACCTTCCCTGCCTGTTCCTTCGGGAAGGGCGGTTAA
- the yqeB gene encoding selenium-dependent molybdenum cofactor biosynthesis protein YqeB — MTPPDVRVLIKGAGDLATGTAHRLHRAGFQVFMTEIPEPRSVRRTVCFSECIFRGCWTVEGVMAARACSVEESLKLREQGVIPVMVDPEGLSLGQIKPSVLVDARMAKRNLGTTLDDAPVVVGLGPGFNAGTDVRAVVETARGHYLGMTIYHGGAQPYTKTPGDVGGYTMERLLRAPSPGTLRTLAEIGDQVKAGQVVAEILTPGESLPVPCAIDGLLRGLLRNGAPVQAGQKLGDVDPRCDAKAAWHISDKARSVAGGVLEAVCGLLWGTHPGMAERGAHHEIP, encoded by the coding sequence TTGACACCTCCGGATGTGAGGGTGTTGATCAAGGGCGCGGGAGACCTGGCCACCGGGACAGCCCACAGGCTCCACAGGGCCGGCTTCCAGGTATTCATGACCGAGATCCCTGAGCCCCGGTCGGTACGGCGAACCGTGTGTTTCTCCGAGTGCATATTCCGGGGGTGCTGGACCGTGGAGGGGGTCATGGCCGCCAGGGCCTGTTCGGTGGAGGAGTCGCTGAAACTGAGGGAGCAGGGCGTGATCCCGGTGATGGTGGATCCAGAAGGCCTCTCACTGGGCCAGATCAAACCGTCCGTGCTGGTCGACGCCCGAATGGCCAAGAGAAATCTGGGAACCACCCTGGACGATGCCCCAGTCGTGGTGGGCCTTGGACCTGGGTTCAACGCCGGCACGGACGTTCGAGCGGTGGTGGAGACCGCCCGCGGTCACTACCTTGGCATGACCATATACCACGGCGGCGCCCAGCCCTACACTAAAACCCCCGGAGATGTAGGCGGCTACACCATGGAGCGCCTGCTGCGGGCACCCTCTCCGGGAACGTTAAGGACCCTTGCCGAGATCGGGGATCAGGTCAAGGCCGGCCAGGTCGTGGCGGAGATCCTTACCCCCGGGGAAAGCCTGCCTGTGCCGTGTGCCATCGATGGCCTTCTGAGGGGACTCCTGCGGAATGGAGCACCGGTCCAGGCGGGGCAAAAACTCGGTGACGTAGACCCCCGGTGTGACGCCAAGGCCGCCTGGCACATCTCGGACAAGGCGCGGTCTGTGGCCGGGGGCGTGCTCGAGGCCGTCTGCGGTTTGCTGTGGGGCACCCACCCGGGTATGGCTGAAAGGGGGGCACACCATGAGATCCCGTGA
- the modA gene encoding molybdate ABC transporter substrate-binding protein: MKRWLWMTLIPLAAIAILAVSFPRAKPASLTVGAGAGLSEVLGALARDLQAMGLFTISCSFSSTGVVASQVRQGAPLDLVVFPTGGGHMDNLEREGLLVPGTRCEVARDKLVLAVLADTPVRQDPWTWLAGSSVSRVALGDPQMVPAGHYAYQVLDSLGIMASLEAKLLHARSVRQALAYLEQGEAEAALVYSSTVRGSGRVHVMAVAPPGSHQPIVFEAAVVASSPHREEAETLISHLTSPWAARVFEEYGFDTAGTE, from the coding sequence ATGAAGAGGTGGCTTTGGATGACCCTCATACCACTGGCGGCCATCGCCATCCTGGCTGTGTCCTTCCCCCGTGCCAAGCCAGCGAGCCTCACGGTGGGTGCCGGGGCGGGATTGAGCGAGGTGCTGGGGGCGTTGGCAAGGGATCTCCAGGCGATGGGGCTATTCACTATCAGCTGCAGCTTTTCCAGCACCGGTGTCGTGGCCTCCCAGGTCCGCCAGGGAGCCCCCCTGGACTTAGTGGTATTCCCCACCGGTGGGGGGCACATGGACAACCTGGAACGCGAGGGGCTCCTCGTCCCCGGGACACGGTGTGAGGTCGCCCGGGACAAGCTAGTGCTGGCGGTGCTCGCGGACACACCCGTGCGCCAGGACCCCTGGACCTGGCTGGCCGGAAGCAGTGTCTCCCGGGTGGCCCTGGGAGACCCCCAGATGGTACCCGCAGGGCACTACGCCTACCAGGTGCTGGATAGCCTGGGCATCATGGCATCACTGGAGGCTAAGCTCCTCCATGCGCGATCGGTGCGCCAGGCCCTGGCCTACCTGGAACAGGGGGAGGCAGAGGCAGCCCTGGTTTACTCCAGCACCGTCCGGGGCTCTGGCAGGGTCCATGTCATGGCGGTGGCACCACCTGGCTCACACCAGCCCATCGTGTTCGAGGCCGCGGTTGTGGCGTCATCCCCTCACCGGGAAGAAGCGGAGACCCTCATTTCCCACCTGACGTCACCCTGGGCCGCCAGGGTTTTCGAAGAGTACGGTTTTGACACAGCGGGTACCGAGTGA
- a CDS encoding HIRAN domain-containing protein, whose amino-acid sequence MKDIISKIYDGEGSMTYQGHELDLPFILAGIHLLRQGAFQTSFGHLAMVKQWTRDAISLVKSSIPLETLVNAAAEDLYGAFEGCHREGLGFLWGAVLGDHCGDIYDYYLHSTVFSTRVVGLRYDGRLRNLEYISKGQPVALTWEPDNPYDPNAIQVVSSRGEDLGYLRRTISKQVAQRLRRGEVFVGSVATILGEEYPVNERLYIRVKQGVPKDDVAGSQSSAASYVGT is encoded by the coding sequence ATGAAGGATATCATCTCGAAGATCTATGACGGGGAAGGCTCGATGACATATCAGGGTCATGAACTGGATTTGCCTTTTATCCTGGCAGGGATTCACCTCTTGCGGCAGGGCGCTTTCCAGACCAGCTTTGGCCACCTCGCAATGGTGAAACAGTGGACCAGGGACGCCATTAGCCTGGTCAAGTCGAGTATCCCCTTGGAGACCCTGGTGAATGCCGCAGCTGAGGATCTATATGGTGCATTTGAAGGCTGCCACCGGGAGGGATTGGGCTTTTTGTGGGGGGCAGTCCTCGGTGATCATTGCGGAGACATCTATGACTACTACCTACACTCAACAGTGTTTAGCACCAGGGTAGTCGGCCTAAGGTACGATGGGAGGCTGCGGAACCTTGAATATATCTCCAAGGGGCAGCCGGTCGCTCTCACGTGGGAACCCGACAATCCTTATGACCCGAATGCCATCCAGGTCGTGTCCTCACGTGGGGAAGACCTTGGATACCTGCGTCGTACCATCTCGAAGCAGGTGGCACAGCGGCTACGGCGTGGAGAGGTGTTCGTAGGTTCTGTTGCGACCATCCTTGGGGAAGAGTACCCCGTGAATGAAAGGTTGTATATTAGAGTGAAGCAAGGGGTGCCTAAGGATGATGTGGCTGGCAGCCAATCGTCTGCCGCGAGCTATGTAGGGACTTGA
- a CDS encoding nucleotidyltransferase family protein — MSKEGCPRGKHLSEPPVGVVVLAAGTSSRLGREKQLLPWHGMPLLGHVLRQALGARVSTVVAVLGHNAKGIREAVEPFLGSEERLLWVVNPDYLAKGMSSSLALGVKSLPAGAAGVIFLLGDQPLVRTEHLEALLCPFGAMEDPSRAILAASWADHRCHPVLFGSGFFPELVEVNGDEGARSLIQKYRSCVTEVPVDADTSLDVDTWEDYGRWLETQEDSTPAGGARYDIIYMNEHAEVVDRPRASRAIIREFDREGNVIFETTFALIRHDRQYRGDPQ, encoded by the coding sequence ATGTCCAAGGAGGGTTGCCCCAGGGGGAAACACCTATCGGAGCCCCCAGTCGGGGTTGTGGTGCTGGCGGCGGGGACATCCTCGCGTCTGGGCAGGGAAAAGCAGCTCCTGCCCTGGCACGGGATGCCCCTCCTGGGCCATGTGCTCCGGCAGGCCCTGGGGGCAAGGGTGTCGACCGTGGTGGCCGTGCTTGGCCACAATGCCAAGGGGATCAGGGAGGCGGTGGAGCCCTTCCTGGGATCAGAGGAGAGGCTTCTTTGGGTGGTAAATCCCGATTACCTGGCCAAGGGCATGTCCTCTTCCCTGGCCCTGGGGGTCAAGAGCCTCCCCGCCGGTGCCGCAGGCGTTATCTTCCTCCTGGGTGACCAGCCCCTCGTCCGCACGGAACACCTTGAAGCCCTCCTCTGCCCCTTTGGCGCCATGGAGGACCCCTCCAGGGCGATCCTGGCGGCCAGCTGGGCGGACCACAGGTGCCACCCGGTGCTCTTTGGGTCCGGGTTCTTCCCCGAACTGGTCGAGGTCAATGGCGATGAGGGCGCCCGGTCGCTGATCCAGAAGTACCGGTCATGCGTGACGGAGGTACCCGTGGACGCGGATACGAGCCTCGATGTGGACACCTGGGAGGACTACGGGCGATGGCTGGAGACGCAGGAGGACTCGACCCCTGCTGGCGGCGCGCGCTACGACATCATATACATGAATGAGCATGCAGAGGTTGTGGACAGGCCGCGGGCGTCCCGGGCCATCATTCGTGAGTTTGACCGCGAAGGGAACGTTATCTTTGAGACGACGTTTGCCCTCATTCGCCATGACCGTCAGTACAGGGGTGACCCGCAGTGA
- a CDS encoding XdhC/CoxI family protein yields the protein MDELAAHLGDVIRSGETAALATVIRARGSTPRSVGTRMAIRRDGNHLGTIGGGCGEAQVIQAGLQVIDTGTPTLVRVDLTEDVGYDAEAACGGAMEVLVAPCDGTFFPVLDLAAQAILARQCLELATVISPLSLGGSMLAISGDRHAFAAISEEEARSLLNELVRQENSPESLTEKTCVSRVGKTWEILHERIYPSPELLICGGGHIALPLSRMAQMLGFRVVIIDDRPSYANPERFPHAHEVICAPFAHALSQCSIDQGTFAVVVTRGHRHDLECVRHLLGQGTGYLGMIGSRRRVQGVFDLLRKEGRGAKALSELHSPIGLDIGAETPAEIAVAILAEIIKTMRGGSGRSMGLSPKKGANTPSCDGHQGVES from the coding sequence GTGGACGAATTGGCTGCGCACCTCGGGGACGTCATCAGATCCGGTGAGACAGCCGCCCTGGCCACCGTGATCCGGGCACGAGGTTCCACCCCCAGATCCGTGGGGACCCGGATGGCCATACGGCGAGACGGTAACCACCTTGGTACCATTGGAGGCGGCTGCGGTGAGGCACAGGTGATCCAGGCCGGGCTCCAGGTTATCGACACCGGCACTCCCACACTGGTCCGGGTGGACCTCACAGAAGACGTCGGGTATGACGCCGAGGCCGCTTGCGGGGGGGCAATGGAGGTCCTGGTGGCCCCCTGCGATGGCACCTTCTTCCCGGTGCTTGATCTCGCGGCCCAGGCGATCCTGGCAAGACAATGCCTCGAGCTGGCCACCGTTATCTCCCCTCTTTCCCTCGGCGGCTCCATGCTGGCCATATCAGGTGACAGGCATGCCTTTGCAGCGATCAGCGAAGAGGAGGCGCGTTCACTCCTCAACGAGCTGGTACGCCAGGAGAATTCTCCCGAAAGCCTCACCGAAAAGACCTGCGTCTCCAGAGTGGGCAAAACCTGGGAAATCCTGCACGAACGAATATACCCCTCCCCCGAACTGCTGATCTGTGGCGGAGGCCACATTGCCCTTCCCCTCAGCCGCATGGCCCAGATGCTCGGCTTCCGGGTGGTAATCATAGATGACCGCCCCTCCTACGCTAACCCAGAACGCTTTCCCCATGCACACGAGGTGATCTGCGCCCCCTTTGCCCATGCCCTCTCCCAATGCTCCATTGACCAGGGCACCTTCGCGGTAGTTGTCACCAGGGGCCACCGTCATGACCTGGAGTGCGTGCGTCACCTGCTGGGACAGGGCACCGGTTACCTAGGCATGATCGGGAGCCGCAGGAGGGTTCAAGGGGTTTTTGACCTCCTCCGTAAGGAAGGTAGGGGCGCCAAGGCCCTGTCCGAACTCCACTCCCCCATTGGCCTGGACATCGGGGCCGAAACCCCGGCGGAGATCGCCGTTGCCATACTCGCTGAGATTATCAAGACGATGCGGGGCGGGAGCGGCCGTTCCATGGGCCTCTCCCCCAAAAAGGGCGCTAATACTCCCTCGTGCGATGGCCACCAGGGGGTGGAGTCTTGA
- a CDS encoding type II toxin-antitoxin system VapC family toxin: MIDASVAVKWYIPEVLSHEAALLLGQTREGEVTLLVPDLFFAEFGNVLWKKLGRNELDAEITREILRSMAMSCPVKTVSCSLLAPAAFEIALAFNRTVYDSLYVALAQSRQVPFITADERLVNALRQTPLGHVLRFLGDENQWMIR, from the coding sequence GTGATTGACGCAAGTGTGGCTGTCAAGTGGTACATACCCGAAGTGTTATCCCACGAGGCTGCCCTCCTCTTAGGGCAGACAAGAGAAGGTGAAGTGACGCTACTTGTGCCAGACCTGTTTTTCGCCGAGTTTGGCAACGTCCTATGGAAAAAGCTCGGGCGAAACGAATTAGATGCTGAGATTACCAGGGAGATCCTGAGGTCCATGGCAATGTCATGTCCCGTGAAGACTGTGTCATGTTCGCTGCTGGCGCCCGCTGCCTTCGAGATAGCCCTGGCTTTCAATCGCACCGTCTATGACAGCCTTTACGTAGCCTTGGCCCAATCAAGGCAGGTGCCATTCATTACCGCTGATGAGCGTCTTGTCAACGCCCTGCGACAGACCCCACTGGGACACGTCCTTAGATTCCTGGGGGATGAGAACCAGTGGATGATTCGATGA
- a CDS encoding aminotransferase class III-fold pyridoxal phosphate-dependent enzyme, whose product MTGFGRTGTWFAYQQYGVTLDIMTLGKGLSSSALPVSAVVLSREAAETFSKWRWST is encoded by the coding sequence TTGACTGGCTTTGGCCGCACTGGCACATGGTTTGCCTACCAGCAGTACGGGGTCACCCTGGATATCATGACCCTTGGGAAGGGGCTGTCCTCGTCCGCCCTTCCTGTATCCGCCGTGGTGCTCAGCAGGGAGGCAGCCGAGACCTTCAGCAAATGGCGTTGGAGCACGTGA
- a CDS encoding LysR family transcriptional regulator has protein sequence MRLRYKLWIEHESLGKAFGDGPLEILDRVDASGSLSRAAEDMGMSYSHAWNLVRRLERALGFSLLERQPGGGQGGGSAVTPMAREIMRRYRAFREEAAKSLQGLYHEAFDGFDWPELR, from the coding sequence GTGAGACTGAGATACAAACTCTGGATCGAGCACGAGAGCCTGGGCAAGGCCTTCGGCGACGGCCCCCTGGAGATACTCGACAGGGTGGACGCCTCCGGCTCCCTCAGCCGTGCCGCGGAGGACATGGGGATGTCCTACAGCCATGCCTGGAACCTAGTCCGCCGGCTCGAGAGAGCCCTGGGCTTTTCTCTCCTGGAGCGCCAGCCCGGGGGCGGCCAGGGGGGAGGCTCGGCGGTGACCCCCATGGCCCGGGAGATCATGCGGCGCTACAGGGCGTTTCGCGAGGAGGCCGCCAAGTCCCTTCAGGGATTGTACCATGAGGCCTTTGACGGCTTTGACTGGCCTGAGCTTCGCTAG
- a CDS encoding amidohydrolase family protein codes for MTRKEREWAGIFQSPSGMPGVEMALRLMLTAVSQGRLDLSAVSRLLSGNPARVYGLYPRKGVIAVGAGADIAVVDTGRRWTVDISSLGTKAKASASITRALPWPGVPLPPCSGAGYHEGPGAPGKARDGGLAPGCPRWQSLEVGVNGPAGSGTASCRGPRNDRRPAGGAYGSWRRGRTALAGPLSQVGFS; via the coding sequence GTGACCAGGAAGGAACGGGAATGGGCTGGCATCTTCCAGTCCCCCTCGGGGATGCCCGGGGTTGAGATGGCCCTGCGACTCATGCTCACCGCCGTGAGCCAGGGCAGGCTCGACCTTTCGGCGGTCTCAAGGCTGCTTTCCGGGAACCCTGCAAGGGTCTATGGGCTGTACCCGCGGAAGGGCGTGATAGCGGTGGGTGCCGGCGCGGACATCGCCGTGGTCGACACGGGACGGAGGTGGACCGTTGATATCTCGTCACTGGGCACGAAGGCCAAGGCGAGCGCCAGCATTACGAGGGCACTGCCCTGGCCGGGCGTCCCGTTGCCACCGTGCTCAGGGGCAGGATATCATGAGGGACCAGGAGCCCCTGGGAAAGCCCGGGACGGGGGTTTGGCTCCGGGGTGCCCGCGGTGGCAATCCCTTGAGGTGGGCGTAAATGGCCCGGCTGGCTCCGGGACGGCTTCTTGCCGTGGCCCCCGGAATGACAGAAGGCCTGCCGGGGGTGCGTACGGGTCTTGGCGGCGAGGACGGACGGCACTCGCGGGACCTCTCTCGCAGGTGGGCTTCTCCTAG
- the yqeC gene encoding selenium cofactor biosynthesis protein YqeC, translating to MRMLIETLDISPGMTISLVGAGGKTSLMLALAWEALERWGSALITTTTKIYQPRPGDFPPLSRGAPQSRVPPGTLVREAKSLEEALRLLAPLEREKGGGSLFTLGRKPRRQPGKISGVPPGWVDEINRRLPGVVMVVEADGAAHRALKAPAPHEPVIPASCRLVLAVAGMDALGKPLDHFLVHRPAAVSALTGAVPGEPVTPGMMATALWHSEGCGRGRPPASRLVPVLNKVDDTDRLEAAREVAHLLMAKGAPLVLLTSCLWWPIVVEAVNP from the coding sequence ATGCGCATGTTGATCGAGACCCTGGACATATCACCGGGAATGACCATATCCCTGGTGGGCGCCGGGGGCAAGACCAGCCTCATGCTGGCCCTGGCATGGGAGGCCCTTGAGCGCTGGGGGAGCGCCCTCATCACCACCACCACCAAGATCTACCAGCCCAGGCCTGGGGACTTCCCCCCGCTCTCCCGGGGTGCCCCCCAGTCCCGGGTTCCCCCAGGGACGCTGGTCCGCGAGGCCAAGAGCCTCGAGGAGGCCCTGAGGCTCCTGGCACCCCTGGAAAGGGAAAAGGGCGGCGGGAGTCTCTTCACCCTCGGCAGGAAGCCACGCCGCCAGCCGGGAAAGATCTCAGGGGTCCCGCCGGGTTGGGTGGACGAGATCAACCGGCGCCTTCCCGGTGTCGTGATGGTGGTGGAAGCCGACGGTGCCGCCCACAGGGCGTTGAAGGCCCCAGCCCCCCATGAGCCGGTGATCCCCGCCTCATGCCGCCTGGTGCTGGCGGTGGCGGGGATGGACGCCCTGGGGAAACCCCTGGATCATTTCCTCGTCCACAGGCCAGCGGCTGTCTCCGCCCTCACCGGGGCCGTCCCGGGCGAACCCGTGACCCCAGGGATGATGGCGACGGCGCTCTGGCACAGCGAGGGTTGCGGCAGGGGTCGCCCACCTGCATCCCGGCTGGTCCCAGTGCTCAACAAGGTGGATGATACAGACCGGCTTGAGGCGGCCCGGGAGGTCGCCCATCTCCTCATGGCGAAGGGAGCGCCACTGGTACTATTGACCTCATGCCTATGGTGGCCCATCGTTGTAGAGGCGGTGAATCCCTAG
- a CDS encoding ATP-binding cassette domain-containing protein: MLVASVKKALPDFTLDVDLRCDGGILVLSGPSGAGKTTLLDCIAGLRRPDEGSVMLDGKTLFDASRGIDLPPRRRGIGYVFQNYALFPHMSVRQNVLYPLSIRGRPRRRLRPGAQEVLDMLKINHIAHRYPRDISGGEQQRVALARALMTAPDLLLLDEPWSSLDEETRAVVRDELVRLQRFWRIPFVLVTHDYRASGSMGQLLCLDQGRLRKAGEPILGVCCS, encoded by the coding sequence ATGCTCGTCGCCTCGGTGAAAAAGGCGCTCCCCGATTTCACGCTGGACGTGGACCTCCGGTGTGACGGCGGGATCCTGGTGCTCTCAGGCCCCTCAGGGGCGGGGAAGACCACCCTTCTGGACTGCATCGCGGGCCTCAGGAGACCCGATGAAGGCAGCGTCATGCTGGATGGCAAGACGCTCTTTGACGCCTCCCGCGGGATAGACCTCCCCCCTCGCCGGCGAGGCATCGGCTACGTATTCCAGAACTACGCGCTATTCCCTCACATGAGCGTCAGGCAGAATGTCCTTTACCCTCTATCCATCCGGGGAAGGCCTAGGAGGCGATTAAGGCCCGGCGCCCAGGAGGTCCTGGACATGCTGAAGATCAATCACATCGCCCACCGCTACCCCCGGGACATCTCCGGGGGGGAACAGCAGCGGGTCGCCCTGGCCCGGGCCCTCATGACCGCCCCCGATCTCCTCCTTCTGGATGAACCCTGGTCATCCCTGGATGAGGAAACCCGGGCTGTGGTCAGGGATGAACTCGTACGGCTGCAGCGGTTCTGGCGTATCCCCTTCGTCCTGGTGACCCACGACTACCGGGCGTCAGGCAGCATGGGCCAGCTTCTTTGCCTGGACCAGGGCCGGCTCCGGAAGGCTGGCGAGCCAATCCTTGGAGTGTGCTGCTCATGA
- a CDS encoding DUF1540 domain-containing protein: protein MKSIPVRCTVNSCHYWKSGNECHASGVLVTSDSFADRQPDSVDAHVANTLGPTPTGSCMETCCKTFVNKDAAAATHRSDGTLKH from the coding sequence ATGAAGTCTATCCCAGTGAGGTGTACGGTGAACAGTTGTCACTACTGGAAGTCCGGTAACGAGTGCCATGCCAGCGGGGTGCTGGTCACGAGCGATTCCTTCGCCGACCGGCAGCCAGATAGCGTGGATGCCCATGTGGCGAACACCCTTGGACCCACACCCACCGGTAGTTGCATGGAGACCTGCTGTAAAACCTTCGTGAATAAGGATGCTGCTGCTGCGACGCACCGCTCGGATGGCACCCTGAAGCACTAG
- the modB gene encoding molybdate ABC transporter permease subunit yields MEVWLSPVLLSARIALVATMAVSCLATMAAWAVERLSWRGRGVVDSILVLPLALPPTVVGFLLLWLLGRKGPLGSLLEPLGVRLLFTWWAAVIASGILAFPLMYNAARAGLQTVDGSLESAARTLGASEPRVFFTVTLPVAWPSFLAGLVLCFMRALGEFGATLMLAGNIPGATQTMSTAIYTATEAGDMPTATLLVAIMLAFAFAATFTTRYCSERCRLAQERKGVTKCSSPR; encoded by the coding sequence ATGGAGGTCTGGCTCTCACCAGTACTACTGTCCGCCCGCATCGCCCTGGTAGCCACCATGGCAGTGTCCTGCCTGGCCACCATGGCAGCCTGGGCCGTCGAGAGGCTCTCCTGGCGCGGGCGGGGCGTGGTGGATTCCATTCTCGTCCTGCCCCTGGCGCTCCCGCCCACGGTGGTAGGCTTCCTCCTCCTATGGCTCCTGGGGAGAAAGGGACCCTTAGGGAGCCTCCTGGAACCCCTGGGCGTACGGCTCCTTTTCACCTGGTGGGCAGCGGTGATCGCCTCCGGTATCCTGGCGTTCCCGCTGATGTACAACGCAGCCAGGGCTGGCCTCCAGACCGTGGACGGCTCCCTGGAGAGCGCCGCGCGCACCCTGGGCGCATCGGAGCCCCGGGTGTTTTTCACAGTGACCCTCCCGGTAGCCTGGCCGTCCTTCCTGGCCGGCCTAGTGCTATGCTTCATGCGGGCCCTGGGGGAGTTCGGCGCCACGCTCATGCTGGCCGGAAACATACCGGGCGCCACTCAGACCATGTCCACCGCCATCTACACCGCCACCGAGGCCGGCGACATGCCCACGGCTACTCTCCTGGTTGCCATCATGCTGGCCTTCGCCTTCGCGGCAACCTTCACCACCCGTTACTGTTCGGAAAGATGCCGGCTCGCCCAGGAACGGAAGGGAGTGACGAAATGCTCGTCGCCTCGGTGA